In a genomic window of Streptomyces noursei ATCC 11455:
- a CDS encoding GDP-mannose 4,6-dehydratase, whose amino-acid sequence MSKRALITGITGQDGSYLAEHLLSQGYQVWGLIRGQANPRKSRVSRLASELDFIDGDLMDQGSLVSAVDTVQPDEVYNLGAISFVPMSWQQAELVTEVNGMGVLRMLEAIRMVSGLSTSRTVSPRGQIRFYQASSSEMFGKAAETPQRETTLFHPRSPYGAAKAYGHYITRNYRESFGMYAVSGMLFNHESPRRGQEFVTRKISLAVARIKQGLQDKLALGNLDAVRDWGYAGDYVRAMHLMLQQDAGDDYVIGTGQMHSVRDAVRIAFEHVGLNWEDYVVIDPDLVRPAEVEVLCADSAKAQDRLGWKPDVDFPTLMRMMVDSDLAQVSRENQYGDVLLAANW is encoded by the coding sequence ATGTCCAAACGAGCGCTGATCACCGGAATCACCGGCCAGGACGGCTCCTATCTCGCGGAGCACCTGCTGTCCCAGGGCTACCAGGTGTGGGGTCTGATCCGCGGCCAGGCCAATCCCCGCAAGTCCCGGGTCAGCCGCCTCGCCTCCGAACTCGACTTCATCGACGGGGACCTGATGGACCAGGGCAGCCTGGTCTCCGCCGTCGACACCGTGCAGCCCGACGAGGTCTACAACCTCGGCGCCATCTCGTTCGTGCCGATGTCCTGGCAGCAGGCCGAGCTGGTCACCGAGGTCAACGGCATGGGCGTGCTGCGCATGCTGGAAGCCATCCGCATGGTCAGCGGACTGTCCACCTCCCGCACGGTCAGCCCGCGCGGCCAGATCCGCTTCTACCAGGCGTCCAGCTCGGAGATGTTCGGCAAGGCCGCCGAGACGCCGCAGCGCGAGACCACCCTCTTCCACCCGCGCAGCCCCTACGGCGCGGCAAAGGCGTACGGGCACTACATCACCCGCAACTACCGCGAGTCCTTCGGCATGTACGCGGTCTCCGGCATGCTCTTCAACCACGAATCCCCGCGCCGCGGCCAGGAATTCGTCACCCGCAAGATCAGCCTGGCGGTCGCCCGCATCAAGCAAGGCCTCCAGGACAAGCTGGCACTCGGCAACCTCGACGCGGTGCGCGACTGGGGCTATGCCGGCGACTACGTCCGCGCCATGCACCTGATGCTCCAGCAGGACGCCGGCGACGACTACGTCATCGGCACCGGGCAGATGCACTCGGTGCGCGACGCGGTCCGGATCGCGTTCGAACACGTCGGCCTGAACTGGGAGGACTACGTCGTCATCGACCCCGACCTGGTGCGGCCCGCCGAGGTCGAGGTGCTGTGCGCCGACAGCGCCAAGGCCCAGGACCGCCTCGGCTGGAAGCCGGACGTCGACTTCCCCACCCTCATGCGCATGATGGTCGATTCCGACCTGGCGCAGGTTTCCCGCGAAAACCAATACGGCGACGTGCTGCTCGCCGCCAACTGGTAG
- a CDS encoding ABC transporter ATP-binding protein: MLLRLLRAQLRPYAWATAALVALQLVQILGTLLLPTLGAALIDQGVVRGDGGRITELGVVMGVVALVQIAAALGAAALAARTATAMGRDLRSALFRRILDFSAREIGRFGTPSLLTRSVNDVQQVQNLAQTGFGIVVCAPLMCLGSVLLALRQDVPLALLLVALVLVVAVCFGLLLARMGTLYARMQLTLDRLGRLLREAITGVRVVRSFVRDDHERARFAQTNDAFLVVSRRVGRLIATMLPVVLLLMNGFTVALLWTGSHRIDAGRMPIGSLSALLSYLSLILMSVVMLAFVFLSVPRARVCAGRIAEVLDTGSSVAPPAAPQPVRGPAGRIELCAAGYRYPGAEEPVLRDVDLTVEPGERIAVLGSTGSGKTTLLNLVLRLADATEGAVRVGGTDVRELTAATLAAAVGFVPQRPYLFSGTVASNLRFGRPDATDEELWEALRVAQAADFVARMPDGLDAEITQGGGNVSGGQRQRLSLARALLRRPEIYLFDDCFSALDQATDAALRTALVPYTAGATVITVAQRISAGRDADRIVVLDRGRVVAQGTHDVLLRTSPTYREIALSQLTEEEAAHGLAGRP, encoded by the coding sequence GTGCTGTTGAGACTTCTGCGGGCACAGCTGCGCCCCTACGCCTGGGCCACCGCCGCTCTCGTCGCCCTTCAACTCGTCCAGATCCTGGGCACTTTGCTGCTGCCGACGCTGGGCGCCGCACTTATCGACCAGGGGGTGGTGCGCGGCGACGGCGGGCGCATCACCGAGCTGGGTGTGGTGATGGGCGTGGTGGCGCTGGTGCAGATCGCCGCCGCGCTCGGTGCGGCCGCGCTGGCCGCCCGGACCGCGACGGCGATGGGCCGCGATCTGCGGTCCGCGCTCTTCCGCCGCATCCTGGACTTCTCCGCCCGCGAGATCGGCCGGTTCGGCACCCCCTCCCTGCTGACCCGGTCGGTGAACGACGTGCAGCAGGTGCAGAACCTCGCCCAGACCGGCTTCGGCATCGTCGTCTGCGCGCCGCTGATGTGCCTGGGCAGCGTGCTGCTGGCGCTGCGCCAGGACGTTCCGCTGGCACTGCTGCTGGTGGCGCTGGTGCTGGTGGTGGCGGTCTGCTTCGGCCTGCTGCTGGCCCGGATGGGCACCCTGTACGCGCGGATGCAGCTGACCCTGGACCGGCTGGGGCGGCTGCTGCGCGAGGCGATCACCGGGGTGCGGGTGGTCCGGTCCTTCGTCCGCGACGACCACGAGCGCGCGCGGTTCGCGCAGACCAACGACGCGTTCCTCGTGGTGTCGCGGCGGGTGGGTCGGCTGATCGCGACGATGCTGCCGGTCGTGCTGCTGCTGATGAACGGTTTCACCGTAGCCCTGCTGTGGACCGGCTCCCACCGGATCGACGCGGGCCGGATGCCGATCGGCTCGCTCAGCGCCCTCCTGAGCTATCTCTCGCTGATCCTGATGTCCGTCGTGATGCTCGCCTTCGTGTTCCTGTCGGTGCCGCGGGCCCGGGTCTGTGCCGGCCGGATCGCGGAGGTCCTGGACACCGGGTCGAGCGTGGCGCCGCCGGCCGCGCCGCAGCCGGTGCGCGGGCCCGCCGGCCGGATCGAACTGTGCGCGGCCGGGTACCGCTACCCGGGCGCCGAGGAGCCCGTGCTGCGGGACGTCGACCTGACCGTCGAGCCGGGCGAGCGGATCGCCGTGCTCGGCAGCACCGGCAGCGGCAAGACGACCCTGTTGAACTTGGTGCTGCGGCTGGCCGACGCCACCGAGGGCGCGGTGCGGGTCGGCGGCACCGACGTCCGCGAGCTGACCGCGGCCACGCTCGCCGCCGCCGTCGGGTTCGTGCCGCAGCGGCCGTACCTGTTCTCCGGCACCGTGGCGAGCAATCTGCGCTTCGGGCGGCCGGACGCCACCGACGAGGAGCTGTGGGAGGCGCTGCGGGTCGCCCAGGCGGCCGACTTCGTGGCGCGGATGCCGGACGGCCTCGACGCGGAGATCACCCAGGGCGGCGGCAATGTCTCCGGCGGCCAGCGCCAACGCCTGTCCCTCGCCCGGGCGTTGCTGCGCCGGCCGGAGATCTATCTCTTCGACGACTGTTTCTCGGCGCTCGACCAGGCCACCGATGCGGCGCTGCGGACCGCGCTGGTGCCGTACACCGCGGGCGCCACGGTGATCACCGTGGCGCAGCGGATCTCCGCCGGCCGCGACGCGGACCGGATCGTGGTGCTGGACCGCGGGCGCGTGGTCGCCCAGGGCACCCACGACGTGCTGCTGCGCACCAGCCCGACCTACCGCGAGATCGCGCTCTCGCAGCTGACCGAGGAGGAAGCCGCCCATGGCCTCGCCGGACGACCTTGA
- a CDS encoding ABC transporter ATP-binding protein, giving the protein MASPDDLEEERTAPRPARRLVGLLRPHRRSVALAVSMGVGGIVLNAFGPLLLGRVTDLIADGVLGGVPGPAPGIDFAAIGRLLLVLLALYVVASLFMLAQGRLVASAVWRTIHELRRDAREKLTRLPLRHFDRQPAGELLSRTTNDIDNLQQTLQQTLAELITSIFSLLTMLVLMLVISPSLAVVMLLSVPVSALIAARISKRAQPHYAAQWSANGTLNAHVEEVCTGHALIKGFDRRAAAEERFDACNDAVYRAAAKAQFASGAMEPVMMFVANLGYVLVAVIGAWKVINGTLTLGDVQAFILYARQFSQPIVEIASVAGRLQSGIASAQRVFTLLDAPEQAPDPLRPGTPARAEGRVEFTDVSFRYSPDTPLIENLSLTVEPGSTVAIVGPTGAGKTTLGNLLMRFYEPDSGRILLDGTDTATMTRDDLRSRFGLVLQDTWLFGGTIAENIAYGAPGACRADIEEAARATCADRFIRTLPQGYDTVLDDESGTVSAGEKQLLTVARAFLARPAVLVLDEATSSVDTRTEVLIQRAMNSLRAGRTSFVIAHRLSTIRDADLIVVMDAGRIVEQGTHDQLLCAQGLYARLHAARTHTPTAGAAAG; this is encoded by the coding sequence ATGGCCTCGCCGGACGACCTTGAGGAGGAGCGGACCGCGCCCCGGCCGGCACGTCGGCTCGTCGGCCTGCTGCGTCCGCACCGCCGCTCCGTGGCACTCGCCGTGTCGATGGGCGTCGGCGGGATCGTGCTCAACGCGTTCGGCCCGCTGCTGCTCGGCCGGGTCACCGATCTGATCGCCGACGGCGTGCTCGGCGGCGTCCCGGGCCCGGCGCCCGGGATCGACTTCGCCGCGATCGGCCGGCTGCTGCTGGTCCTGCTGGCGCTCTACGTCGTGGCGTCGCTGTTCATGCTGGCGCAGGGCCGGCTGGTGGCGTCCGCGGTGTGGCGCACCATCCACGAACTGCGCCGCGACGCCCGGGAGAAGCTGACCCGGCTGCCGCTGCGCCACTTCGACCGGCAGCCGGCCGGTGAGCTGCTCAGCCGCACCACCAACGACATCGACAACCTCCAACAGACCCTCCAGCAGACCCTCGCCGAGCTGATCACCTCGATCTTCTCGCTGTTGACGATGCTGGTGCTGATGCTGGTGATCTCGCCGTCGCTGGCCGTGGTGATGCTGCTCAGCGTGCCGGTCTCGGCGTTGATCGCGGCCCGGATCAGCAAGCGCGCGCAGCCCCACTACGCCGCGCAGTGGTCCGCGAACGGCACCCTCAACGCCCATGTGGAGGAGGTGTGCACCGGTCATGCGCTGATCAAGGGCTTCGACCGGCGCGCGGCGGCCGAGGAGCGCTTCGACGCCTGCAACGACGCGGTCTACCGGGCTGCGGCCAAGGCGCAGTTCGCCTCCGGTGCCATGGAACCGGTCATGATGTTCGTCGCCAACCTCGGCTATGTGCTGGTGGCCGTCATCGGCGCCTGGAAGGTCATAAACGGCACCCTGACCCTCGGTGACGTGCAGGCGTTCATCCTCTACGCCCGCCAGTTCAGCCAGCCGATCGTGGAGATCGCCTCGGTGGCGGGCCGGCTCCAGTCCGGCATCGCCTCCGCCCAGCGCGTCTTCACCCTGCTCGACGCCCCCGAGCAGGCCCCGGACCCGCTCCGGCCCGGCACGCCCGCCCGCGCCGAGGGCCGCGTCGAGTTCACCGACGTGTCCTTCCGCTACTCCCCCGACACGCCCCTCATCGAGAACCTCTCGCTGACCGTGGAACCGGGCAGCACCGTGGCGATCGTCGGCCCCACCGGCGCCGGCAAAACCACCCTCGGCAACCTCCTGATGCGCTTCTACGAACCGGACTCCGGCCGCATCCTCCTGGACGGCACCGACACCGCGACGATGACCCGCGACGACCTGCGGTCCCGCTTCGGGCTGGTGCTCCAGGACACCTGGCTGTTCGGCGGCACCATCGCGGAGAACATCGCGTACGGCGCACCCGGTGCCTGCCGTGCGGACATCGAGGAGGCGGCCCGCGCGACCTGTGCCGACCGCTTCATCCGCACCCTGCCGCAGGGCTACGACACCGTGCTGGACGACGAGTCGGGCACCGTCAGCGCCGGCGAGAAGCAGCTGCTGACCGTGGCCCGGGCCTTCCTCGCCAGACCGGCCGTCCTCGTGCTGGACGAGGCCACCAGCTCCGTGGACACCCGGACCGAGGTCCTGATCCAACGCGCCATGAACTCCCTGCGGGCGGGCCGGACCAGCTTCGTGATCGCGCACCGCCTGTCCACGATCCGCGACGCGGACCTGATCGTCGTGATGGACGCCGGCCGCATCGTCGAGCAGGGCACCCACGATCAACTCCTGTGCGCGCAGGGCCTGTACGCCCGGCTGCACGCAGCCCGCACCCACACTCCCACCGCGGGCGCCGCGGCCGGCTGA
- a CDS encoding 4'-phosphopantetheinyl transferase family protein, whose amino-acid sequence MIELILPATVATEAAYDDRPRPGDRLLSSEREVIARAVESRQREFTTVRHLARRALRRLGHPDRAILPNRRGAPQWPPGIVGSMTHCAGYRAAAVSPAELSAAVSIDAEPNGPLPAGVLNAIALPSERPHLVALAAHRPDVHWDRLLFSAKESVFKAWYPLTQRELDFSEAEIVIDPTQGAFTARLLVPGPLLGGRRVTVFPGRWHSTPALLTTAVHLPAPTPRRDREHRTHLTVNSPLPRPTFG is encoded by the coding sequence GTGATCGAACTGATCCTGCCCGCCACGGTCGCCACCGAGGCGGCGTACGACGACCGGCCGCGCCCCGGCGACCGGCTGCTCTCCTCGGAACGCGAGGTCATCGCCCGGGCCGTGGAGTCCCGGCAGCGCGAGTTCACCACCGTCCGCCATCTCGCCCGCCGGGCCCTGCGCCGGCTCGGCCACCCGGACCGGGCCATACTGCCCAATCGGCGCGGCGCCCCGCAGTGGCCGCCGGGCATCGTCGGCAGCATGACGCACTGCGCCGGCTACCGCGCCGCCGCCGTCTCCCCCGCGGAGCTGTCGGCCGCGGTGAGCATCGACGCCGAACCGAACGGTCCGCTGCCGGCCGGCGTCCTGAACGCCATCGCCCTGCCCTCGGAACGGCCGCACCTCGTGGCCCTGGCGGCCCATCGTCCGGACGTCCACTGGGACCGGCTGCTCTTCAGCGCCAAGGAGAGCGTCTTCAAGGCGTGGTATCCCCTGACCCAGCGCGAACTGGACTTCTCCGAGGCCGAGATCGTCATCGACCCGACACAGGGCGCCTTCACCGCCCGACTCCTGGTCCCGGGCCCCCTGCTGGGCGGTCGCCGGGTCACGGTCTTCCCCGGCCGCTGGCACAGCACCCCCGCCCTGCTGACCACGGCGGTCCACCTGCCGGCCCCCACCCCCCGGCGCGACCGGGAACACCGCACGCACCTCACGGTCAACTCGCCGCTCCCGCGCCCCACCTTCGGATGA
- a CDS encoding DUF6207 family protein — MHIHEEHVSEPGMVVIDVTAADEATATLAAAELGRLWRSSGPSAPWQTPGQPGVSVRAYLDLRHRPLASTEEVHPLPRSRRKDRAHGK, encoded by the coding sequence GTGCATATCCACGAGGAACATGTCAGCGAACCCGGCATGGTCGTCATCGACGTCACCGCCGCCGACGAAGCCACCGCCACCCTTGCCGCGGCCGAGCTGGGCCGTCTGTGGCGTTCCAGCGGCCCCTCCGCGCCCTGGCAGACGCCGGGGCAGCCCGGCGTCTCCGTCCGCGCCTATCTCGACCTGCGCCACCGCCCCTTGGCGTCGACCGAAGAGGTGCATCCGCTGCCCAGGTCGCGGCGCAAGGACCGGGCTCACGGCAAGTAG